TGCCGAACCCATTCAAGGCAATGGCGGCATTATTACACCGCCTCAAGGTTACTTTAAGCGCCTCAAGGAAGTTCTCGCTCATTATGGAATCCTCTTGATTATGGATGAGGTTCAAACGGGATTTGGCCGGACAGGCCACTTGTTTGCCAGTGAATACTATGATATTGAACCTGATATCATGACGTTGGCCAAGGCGCTCGGCAATGGCGCACCCGTTGGCGCATTTATTGCACGTCCTGAAATCGCAGATGTATACACGCGCCCCGGCGCATCCACGCTTGGCGGCAATCCAGTCACCGCCAGTGCAGCTTTGGCAACATTGCAATACATTGCTGATAACACTCTTGTCGAACGCGCTGCCAAACTTGGCGCCAAACTGCGCCAAGGACTGCTCGAACTGCAAACAAAACACGCTCTGATCGGCGATGTCCGCGGTCTTGGGCTAATGCTCGGTGCAGAACTGATTCAGAGTGACGGAAGCCCCGCCAGCGCGCAAGCTGATCTGATTTTAGAGGAATTAAAGAACCGCGGCGTCTTAATCGGTAAAAACGGCCCCGACCGCAACGTCCTTGCTTTTCAACCTCCGCTCATTATCACAGAACAAGATATCGACACCTTATTAAACCATCTCTCAGACTTATTAATAAAACTCAACTGACGCGACATATTAAAAAACCCCCACGTTTAACGTGGGGGTTTAGCTTTATCCCTTAGCGAATCGCCTTAGTATAAGCAGGCACGGAATATGCGAATAGCTCTTTATTTATATCTACCTGATCCGGTGTATACACGAGTATCGTATCCGATACTCGCTGCACATTTCCGTTCGTCACATAACAAACACCATTAAGAAAGTCAATAATCGAGCGTTGAACCGATGGCTCTACACATTCAAAATTAATGACTAAGGCAGCTTTCGCTTTCAGCTGATCCGCATACAACTGCACATCATCATAGCGCTGTGGCGTGGCTACTAAAACCCTAAGCACAGACTGATCCTGAGTATGAACCTTCAAATGAGTTGCTTTCTTTGCGCGCAAAGCAGCCAATTCATTCGCTTCCGGCTCTTCTCTTGTTTCATGCTCCGGCACTTCGTCCATCGGCATTAAAAAGTTCGTTAACTTATCAATCAATCCGACTGCCACGTCTTTCGCCCTCCAAAGTCATAAAATGACTACTTTTGGTATGCATTCGCCAATCATTTCATTTTTCCTGCAAAAGCTCCAAAAATTCTTCGTTACTAAGCGTTTTTGCGCTCACGACCACGTTGATGCTTATCGAGCGTAGCTTTGCGCAAACGGATACTTTGCGGCGTTACTTCGACAAGTTCATCCTTATTGATGTATTCGAGAGCCTGTTCCAGCGACAGCAAGCGCGGAGCAACAAGACGCAACGCCTCATCGGTGCCGCTTGTACGCATGTTGGATACCTGCTTTTTCTTGCACGGATTTACATCCATGTCAATATCGCGTGTGCTTTCGCCAACAATCATTCCTTGGTATACCGGTTGTACCGGAGAAACGAACATAGTACCACGATCCTGCAAGCCATAAATACCATATGCGCAGGTTTCACCTTGTTCAGACGCTACCAACACGCCGCGCGTGCGGCCTTGGATTGCGCCCTTGAACGGTGCATAGCCATGGAAAACATGGTTCATGATACCCGTTCCTTTAGTATTCGTCAGGAATTCCGAACGGAAACCGATTAAGCCGCGCGCCGGAATGATAAATTCCATACGCAAATACCCAGCCAGTTCAATCATATTGATCAATTCCGCTTTGCGCACACCCAGCGCTTCCATAACCGCGCCCATAAACTCTTGCGGCACGTCAATCGTCAGATGCTCGAGCGGTTCATTACGTTCGCCGTCGATCATCTTATAAACAACCTCCGGTTTACCGACTTGGAATTCAAAGCCCTCACGACGCATCGTTTCAATCAGGATCGACAGATGCAACTCACCACGGCCTGAAACTTCAAATGAATCGGCACTGTCAGTCTCGGAAACACGCAAACTGACGTTCGTTTCCACTTCTTTGAAGAGACGGTTGCGCAAATGGCGCGACGTAACGAAGTCGCCTTCCGTACCTGCAAACGGACTCGTGTTGACGCTGAAAACCATCGACAGCGTCGGCTCATCGATATGAATCGACGGCAGAGCTTCCGGTTGCAGCGGATCGGCAATGGTATCACCGATGCTGACATCCGCCAAGCCCGTCAAGGCGATGATGTCGCCTGCTTTAGCCGATTCAGTCTCTACGCGTTTCAAACCTTCATAGGTATAGAGGCGACCGAGTTTCCCCTTCGCCTGGACTTCGCCTTTAATCGTAACGACTTGTTGTCCCGCATTGATTGTACCACGCATAATACGTCCCAGGGCTACACGGCCTACATAATCGTCATATTCCAGTGTAGTGACCATCATTTGCAAAGCTCCGTCCTCGTCGCATTCCGGCGCCGGGATTTCTTCCAGCAAAACTTTGAAGATCGGCTCTAAGTTGACTGCCTCATCCTTCATATCCATTTTTGCAACGCCAGCACGGGCAGCCGCATAAATAACAGGGAACTCGAGTTGCTCGTCGTCCGCTCCCAGCTCAATAAACAGCTCTAAAACTTCATCGACAACTTCGATAGCTCTTTCATCCGGACGGTCGATCTTATTAACAACAACAACAACCTTTAATTTCTGTTCAAGAGCCTTGCGCAAAACGTATTTTGTCTGCGGCATTGGCCCTTCAAACGCGTCTACCAGCAATAGCGCACCGTCTACCATATTCAGAACGCGCTCCACTTCGCCGCCGAAGTCAGCATGTCCCGGGGTGTCAACAATGTTGATTTTCACGCCTTCATGCATGATTGCGGTATTTTTTGCCAAAATCGTGATGCCGCGTTCGCGTTCCAGGTCGTTTGAGTCCATAACCCGTTCCGTCAATTGTTCATTCGCTCTAAAAACATTACTCTGGCGAAGCATGGCATCCACCAATGTAGTTTTACCATGATCAACGTGAGCAATAATCGCTATATTTCTTAGGTCCTGACGTTTCATCCTTCATCCTCCAAGCCAAATTAAAGAAAGGATGCTTCTCGGCATCCTCTCCGTCTATGCATAAAGCTACTATAGTATAAGGCACTCGCCCTGTCAATAGCTAGTATCAAACTGCGTTCAAAGTTTTTCGCATATAACTCTGCAATTTTTCCAGTCGCCGTAGAATTTCCGGCATTTTTTGTTTATCAGAGGCAACCGCCTGCTCTAATTGGCGACGGTATTGCTGATACTCCCGTTCCACCGTTTCAAGATATTCTTGCAATTGGCGCTGTGCAGGATCAAGAACGACGATGCCGCTTTCTTCAATTTCCCAGTTTCGTCCTGCAATATGGGCTGCATCAGAAAAATGTGGAATATAAGTCTGCATGGCCAATTTTTCTTTAAGCAATAGCGCAAACGGCTCAGCCATATCCACTTCACCATGCACCAAAAAGACGCAAGCCGGTTTGCCTTCAAAATTCCCTAACCACTCGAGCAATTGTCCCTGATCCGCATGGGCGGAAAACCCGTCGAGGTTATGCACCTCCGCTTTCACGCTGATTTCCTCACCTAACAGCTTGACTTTTTTCGCACCTTCTATCAGTCGACGCCCCAAGCTGCCTTGCGCTTGGTAACCGACAAACAACACACTTGATTCCGGACGCCACAGATTATGTTTTAAATGGTGCAGAATTCGTCCGGCATCCGCCATTCCGCTAGCAGAAATGATGATTGCGGATTCGTTGAGATCATTCAGCGCCTTCGATTCATCTGAAGTCTTGGTAAAGCGTAATTTAGGCAAATACAAAGGACTTTCCTGGTCTTCACGCATCATACCGAGTGCCTCAGAATCATAATCTTGAATATTATGCATGAATATATCTGTCGCCGATATTGCCAACGGACTATCGATCACAACTGGTAAATCTGGAATCTTACCTGCTTTGAGAAGCTTGTGCAGATAATATAAAATCGTTTGGGTACGTCCTACTGCAAAAGACGGGATAATAATATTGCCGCCCCGCGCCGCTGTCTCTTTGATAATTTTCCCCAACGCTTCCTCTTTGTCATAATGGCTATGACGACGATTTCCATATGTCGATTCGACAATGACGTAATCCGCTTCCGTCAATACTGTCGGGTTTTTGATCAAAGGTTGATTGGACTGTCCTAAATCTCCGGAAAAAACCAGTTTCGTGCTCTTGCCATCTTCCGTCACTGTAACCTCCAGCAAAGACGAACCTAAGATATGTCCGGCATCAAAAAATTTCACGCTAACCTTATCTGACAGTACGACCTCCGTCGCGTAGGCAACCGAAGAAAATTGCTGCAAGCAAAGGTAGGCATCGTCAATTGTGTATAACGGCTCCATTGCTACCCGCCCCGCCCGAACGCCTTTACGATTAAAAATCTCTGCATCAAATTCTTGAATATGGGCGCTGTCCGGCAAAAGAATACTGCATAACTCTCCGGTAACCTTTGTCGCATAAATAGGCCCCTTGAAGCCGGAATTGCACAATTTAGGCAACAAGCCACTATGATCAATATGCGCATGCGTTAACAATACACAATCTAATTCACCCGGGTTAAAGACAAAATCGCGTTGATTCAAAGCAACAACGGCTTTTGATCCCTGAAACATGCCACAATCGATCAAGATTTTTTGACTGCCCACTTCCAACAGGTATGAGGATCCCGTGACCATTCTGGCGGCTCCTAAAAATGTTAACTGCATAATGTTTCTCCTCTATCCATAAGATAAATGACTGCATGCGTTACTCTTTCGATACCAATTCGCCAAAACGCGCTAAATTCCTTCAATTCCGACTATTTCATCTTGCAGCAATTCTTGCTTTCGCATCACATAAGTTTATCGATTACGTTATTTCACTCATTTTTCATTATGACATAAAACAGGAACCCTATTTCTATTTGGGTTCCTGTTCCTATCCGCTTTATTCATCTCCGATAATGCGCACTTCCGGATGCAACATCACACCAGCATGTTCAAAAACACGATGCTGCACCTCTTTAATTAGCGCCTGCACATCAGCTGCGGTTGCGCCGCCGGCATTCACGACAAAACCGGCATGTTTCGTTGACACTTCCGCGCCGCCGTAACGAAGGCCCTTCAGGCCGGCTGCTTCAATCAAAGTACCGGCAAAATGACCTTCCGGACGTTTAAATGTGCTTCCTGCACTCGGCATTTCAAGCGGTTGTTTACTCTCTCTCTTTTCGGTAAACTCCCCCATCTGCGCCAAAATCATTTCTTCCTGACCATCCGCCAGCCCTAATTCCACTTCACAGATGATCGCATGACTCTCTTGAAAGACACTATGCCGATAAGAAAATTTCAATTCCGGTCGCGACAGTTTTTGAATTTCGCCAGTTAACGTAACGGCGGTTACACTTTCGACCACTGCACTAATTTCCCCATTATAGGCGCCTGCATTCATAAACACGGCTCCTCCAACGCTACCGGGAATACCAACCGAAAATTCCATACCGGTCATTTTTTCTTGCGCAGCAAAGCGAGCCAAGTCCCCAAGGCCGGTGCCAGCTCCTGCAATCAGAACATTTCCCTGGCGTCGTATTTGAGCCATTTCATCACCAAATTTCAAGACCAGTCCGCGAATCCCCTTATCGCGCACTAAAATATTCGAGCCATTCCCAAGAACTGTGATTTTCATCGCATAGGCGGCCGCAATGCGCACCAGCGCCGCCACTTCTGCTACCGAAATCGGAAAAGCCAACACGTCTGCCGGACCGCCGATTTTAAACGTTGTATACTCTGCCAGCGGCGCTTCATATGCAATGCGCTCACTTGCGATAACTGCTTCAAAGTCATTTTTCATCTTATTTTTTATCAAAAAAATCCATTCCTTCGGCAACCGAATCGCCTAAAATTTTATACACATCCGCAACTACCCGCTGCAGCGTCATATACGCTTGCATAAAAGATGCCGCCTTGCTGTTTAATAAAATGAGCTGATACATTTGTTGGATTTTTTCCGCTTTTTCTTTATCTTCAGGCTTTCCAGCCATCATCTCATATTCCAATTCCATATGTTTCGAGATAAAATTCTTTACCATCTCTTTTGCATTCGAATCCGATTCGATCTCATTTTTAGCCGCTTGAAACGTTTTAAACTCCTGCGAATCTTTGATTGCTTTTACTAATTCATGCGTCTTGTCATAAATGTTCACTTTATAGCCCTCCAAATTAAATATTACACATCATAACACTCTTTTATCTCTGTTAGTAAAGGTTACTCTTTAACATCCAGAAAATCCGGTCTGCCGCAACGCTTCATAAAGAACGATCGCCACCGAATTTGACAAATTCAAAGATCGAGCGCCCTTTCGCATTGGAATTGTGATGCACCGCTCACTGTTTTCTGCAAGCAACGTCTCCGGCAATCCGGCCGTCTCTTTCCCAAACACCAAAACATCATCCGCCTTATAGGCAATCTGACTATATGAACGAGTCGTTTTCGTTGTACCGTAATAAAAGGTGTGCCCCGCCAATTCAGCCTCTACAGAAGCAAAATCCTCATGGCAAACGACATCGACTAAATGCCAGTAATCCAGTCCGGCTCTCTTAAGATACCTGTCTTCCAAAGAAAATCCCAGTGGTTTAACCAAATGCAGCCGACTCGCCGTAGCAGCGCAAAGGCGTGCAATATTTCCCGTATTGCCTGGAATCTCGGGCTCCACTAACACGATATGCATGGCACTCTCCTTTTCTCTTACTTACACTACTCTATACTATACAAAAATGTCCTCGGCTTGGCAAATCGATATTTAATGACAAAACAAAAACAGATCTCTTTCATGCTTGAAAGGATCTGTTTTTTATCCCTCGATTAACCGTGGATCAACTGCGGCAGACATTTCACACAAACCCAGGTACTGTCACCGTTCGTCTTAACCGGCAACAAGGGTTGTATCATTTCCGAATTACCGCACCAATGGCAACTCATGATATGCGGCGCAAGCCCCTCCTTCACAAGTGAAGCTTTGTGCTCTTTAACTGCCTCTTCATCAAAATTTTCCGTTTCACGCTCTTCGAGCGTAAGTGCGCCAGTCGGACATACGCCGAGGCAAAAACCTGCACCATCACATAATTCTTCCCGTAACACCTTCGCTTTTCCATTCTCCAGCGTGATTGCCCCTTCGGCACACGGTGAAACGCATTGGCCACAGCCATTACAAAGCATTTCATCAATCTTAACAATTTTGCGTTTTATTTTCATGCTTCTTCCTCATCTCTTTTCTTCTTACTTTAACAAATTTGTTATATGTAATCTATGATGTATGTCACATGCAACAAACGGGCTCGCACCGTTTCTTATCAATGCAAACCCGTTCTTCTCACTTCGCGCAAATAAGCATCATCGCCATATCCGTTTTCGCTTTTTTATCCGAGCCATTTCCGAACAATTGGAAGATCGTTTCAAAAAATTCTGTTGGCCGTTCAGCAATCAGATGCTTTCGATTAATTACGCAGCGCGACAATTCTTCATACACCTCATCCGCTCCTGCATGGTCCAGTTTATTCTCCAACAGACCCTCGGTATAGGTCACGACAAGATCGCCCGCTGCAATCGGCAATTGATGCAGTTCATATTCTTCGTCTTCAATCATACCTATGCTGTGGCTGCTTTCTTGCAAAATATGGGCCACATCTTTCTCTGCTTGATAAAATACCGGATAGGATTGTCCTGCATTTGAATACCATAATGTATTATCTTTGATGAGACCGACAAATGCAGTCAGGCAATAATTACTCTTCGTTAGATTGCAAAAGACATTATTGATATGACGCAGTACATCATTCGGATATTGAAACTGCTGCACACAATGTTGAAATTCCACTTTCAGCATGGAAGACAACATGGCCGCCGCCACACCATAGCCTGAAACGTCCGCCATAATAAACCAAAGGCTCTCACCGGATTCAACGCAATCATAGAAATCCCCCCCCACCTCATGGCAGGGAATAAATTTTCCGTACATGTCGGCAACCGTAAAGCTTTGCCTTTCTTTCAACAATGACTGCTGAAACACATTTGCAAGCAGCATTTCAAGACTCATTTTTTCATTCAGCGCTTGAATCGTCTTTTGTTGTTCATATAGTTGAATAGCATTTTTAACCTTCATCGGCAAAATTACATTCATCTGCTTCGGTTTTAAAGGCTTTGTAAAATAATCATACGCGCCGAGAGCCAGCGCTTCACTAATACTGTCGATTTCGTCCATAGCCGAATATACAATGACAGGGATGTCCTTCAAACGATGATCCTGACGCATCTCCCTCAGGACATCAAAGCCATTTTTTTCCGGCATCATTAAATCAAGTATCACCAAGCTTATTTCTTCGCTTTCCATCACTTCCAGAGCCTGAACGCCATTTACAGCATCAGTAAATATGACATCTTCCATATCCTTTAACGCTGCTTTCAGTACAGTACGATTAAAGGCCACATCATCGACTACCAATATAGTGTAAGCCATGCGAACACCCCAATTTCTTAAATTTATCGTATTATATTTCATTTATTTTCACTGCTTATATCATACTACATTGCAAGGTTATTTTCCTCTTTATTTAGCATCATTTTCCGTTTTGTTCCAAAAATACGACTTCCTCGCATCCATCGCCCGCACAATATTTCTTGCATTTGCATTTCATTTTCCGTAATATTAAAGCATCAACGTAAACCATTATTATTTTTAAGTTAACGAGAGGTGTTCTCTTTGCATATCACATATTTACAAGGCTGGTCCTTTAATTCCGACATTTGGCCGGATTACTGCCACACGCCAAATGCTCATTTTCCACTTCATCACCCTTGGCCTGATAATTACTCCCTAGATAAACTCCTACGTTTTCTTGCATTGCACAACAAAAAAACAGTGTTAGTCGGTTGGTCACTCGGCGGCATGCTGGCACTAGAAACAGCGTTTCGCCACCCCAATAATGTAGCCGGTCTCATCTTGGTCGGAACCACGCCTCGCTTTTTAACTGCACCAGATTTTCCTCACGGCCAATCAGCAGGCGCACTGCGCCAACTCAAACGCCAAGTATTGCGCACCCCATCTACTGCCATAGCCAGCTTTCGTAGACAAATCGATTCAGACGCTTTTTCTATGTTAGCGGACGAACCATCACCGCTCGAACTTGAATCACATCTCTTGGGTCTTGATTATTTAGCAGCAACTGATCTTCGTCCTCTCTTAGGACAAATCACCCTCCCCTGTCACATCATCCACGGAACGCAGGATCAAATTTGCCCCTATAGGGCCGCTGTTTATCTTGCCGCACAACTGCCAGGCGCGAGATTGCACGCATTCTCCGAGTCCGGCCATGCACCATTTTTAAACGAGAAAAATAAATTTCAAATCTTGCTCGAATCCATTTTTCGACAATTCGAAGGGAGTAATAGTCATGTTGGATAAAGAAAAAATTTTGCATAGTTTCAGCCGCGCCGCAACAACTTACGAAGAAAATGCCGTCGTCCAAAAAAAAATGGCCCACCTACTCCTCCAGCAAACACAAAAGGTTAGCCGCTCTTTTTCACATATTCTAGAGATCGGCTGCGGCACCGGCTATCTGACCCGTCTATTGTCGAAATCCTTTCCTAGCGCTGACATTGTAGCGACCGACATTTCAGAAACCATGCTCACTCAGGCTTCAATCCTACAAACAGGCAAAAATGTTCGATTCGAAAGACAAGACGGTGAAAACCTCTCTCTCAACACTAAATTTGACTTAATCATTTCCAATGCAGCTTTCCAGTGGTTCAACAATTACGACGCGGCTTTTTCCGGATTTTTCCGTCACTTGACCTCTGAAGGTCTCTTGTTGTATGCGACTTTCGGACCGGAAACATTTTATGAGTTGCATACCTCTTTCAATCAGGCACGCCATAGTCTTACTCTGCCGTCTGACATTCGTCATGGCCCGCCCTTCGCTTCCTCTGCATCGCTGGCCGACTATGCTTCTAACAACGGACTCTTCTGCCATCACAGGGAAAAAACCGAACTGCTTTATTACCCTTCTGTCCGTTCTTTTCTCTCTTCAATAAAAAAAGTCGGCGCTAATCATACGCCGACCTCAGTTAGTAATAACTTTAATCGAAAACTTCTTCCAACGATGATATCGCATTACGAACAACTCTTTTGCACAGAAGATGGTTTAATCCCTGCAACATATCATCTTGTTTTTGGTCAAGCCCAAAAGCAGGCTCCGGCCTCAGGCACCGCCGCTCAGTGCGGATAATTATGGAAAACCAAGCTCCGATATGCTATCATTGTGACAGTGTGCTACATTCATAACGATATGATAAAAGGAGCCTCCATGAGGAAATATATATCTATCATCTTATTTCTATTACTCGCCCTATATGCATTTGAGTTATCTTCGGCTAGCCGCTTCGGCACTTATGCTCCAGTCATAGCCGTCGAACGTCTTCAAAACCGTCTGTGCTTTTCCTGGTCCAAACCCTCTTATCCCGCCTATTATGAGGTGGAAGTCTTCAGCGGTTCACGTGAACACTGGCAGTTGCTGCCATCTGATGCTACGCGCATCACCCGGTATCGTACGCTGTCAAACAATATCCAACTTGACAACTCATTTCCTGAGAGCGCTTTTATCCGCGTATCGGCGCATAGTTTGCTGCATCACCCACTCGGTACTTATTCGGAACCAGTCGCATTCTCCAGCTTAAGGCAGGCAAACCTCAAGCCCGCCCCGACCTTGCACTATCCAGCCTCGGCACCGGCGCCTTCGACTGCTATGTTAAGCTGGAGCCCCGTTGCTGGCGCGGTTTATTATGAGTTTGAACTTCTTTCTGCCCTGCCGGAAAATCCAAACGGTACAGAGCACTCCCGTTTTCAACTACTTGTTACACGCGATGTTTTTTCAAACGGTCACAGTCTCGATATCTCGCGTTTCTTTCGCGATAAGGTCTATTGGCGTGCTCGCGGCCTTGACTTCAACGGTAATCCAATTGGTGTTTTTTCTGATGCAGAAGAAATTTATATCGATAATTTGCAACCATTTTTACTGCGTCCGCTATCAAACACCGGCTATGCCGCCGCCAATTTGCCCGTGCCGATTTACCCGGTTTATGAGTGGATCCCCATACCGGGCGCTACACAGTATGAAGTCGAATTGACTGACCACCCTCCAGAAAACCCGAATGGCACTTATCCTTCGGAACATCGCATCTGGACATCCATCGTACAAAGTCGCTATGACTGTTATGATGAAAACCCCCGGATTTCACCTGGAACTTATTATTGGCGCGTCCGCGGTTTAGATGAAAACGGGCATGCCGTTGGCGTTTATTCTGATGCCGAAGCTTACACGGTCGATTTTCAAAGCGGTCGCTATGCAGCAACCTTTGGCGACAGCATTACACATGGCGGCGGAGCAGTTTCCTATTCTCCGGCCGATATGGAATACAGCTTTCAAAAATATCTTTCCTTTCCCGCTCTTAACTTAGGTAAAAGCGGTGATACCAGCGAGACGATGCTCTATCGCTTTGAGCATGACGTACTGCCCTTTCATCCGCAATTTTTACTCATCATGGGCGGGACCAATAGCCTGCGCGGTGGTGTTCCCGCAGAGGAAGTCATCCATGATTTAGCAACCATTCGCGACAAATGCATTCGCAATGGCATCCGCCCTATCTTCCTCACGCTCCCTCCGATCAACCCGGATGCGATCGCCCGCGTTTTTCAAGAAGAAACATCACCCGAATGGAAAGAACAGTTTGCACTGGTCAATGCATTTCTACGCCAACAGCGTTATGTAATAGACATTGCACCATTCTTCATGAACGCAGATGGCGATCTACCACCGCATTTTGCAGTCGATGGTTTGCACATGGATTTAGAAGGGAAAAAGTTAATGGGACAATTGATTAACGCTAATTGGTCAAGAGTGACTCGCTAACAAGTTGATCCCGCTTTTGTTTTGCATTGCTGAAGAACTGATGAATTTCGTTTCGATCCTGACGCTGGATGGCATAAATCATGTCATCCAGCTTTTGTTTTAAATTTTCCAGCGAATCAACAA
The sequence above is drawn from the Azotosporobacter soli genome and encodes:
- a CDS encoding cell division protein SepF, which produces MAVGLIDKLTNFLMPMDEVPEHETREEPEANELAALRAKKATHLKVHTQDQSVLRVLVATPQRYDDVQLYADQLKAKAALVINFECVEPSVQRSIIDFLNGVCYVTNGNVQRVSDTILVYTPDQVDINKELFAYSVPAYTKAIR
- a CDS encoding alpha/beta fold hydrolase, whose protein sequence is MHITYLQGWSFNSDIWPDYCHTPNAHFPLHHPWPDNYSLDKLLRFLALHNKKTVLVGWSLGGMLALETAFRHPNNVAGLILVGTTPRFLTAPDFPHGQSAGALRQLKRQVLRTPSTAIASFRRQIDSDAFSMLADEPSPLELESHLLGLDYLAATDLRPLLGQITLPCHIIHGTQDQICPYRAAVYLAAQLPGARLHAFSESGHAPFLNEKNKFQILLESIFRQFEGSNSHVG
- the murB gene encoding UDP-N-acetylmuramate dehydrogenase gives rise to the protein MIKNKMKNDFEAVIASERIAYEAPLAEYTTFKIGGPADVLAFPISVAEVAALVRIAAAYAMKITVLGNGSNILVRDKGIRGLVLKFGDEMAQIRRQGNVLIAGAGTGLGDLARFAAQEKMTGMEFSVGIPGSVGGAVFMNAGAYNGEISAVVESVTAVTLTGEIQKLSRPELKFSYRHSVFQESHAIICEVELGLADGQEEMILAQMGEFTEKRESKQPLEMPSAGSTFKRPEGHFAGTLIEAAGLKGLRYGGAEVSTKHAGFVVNAGGATAADVQALIKEVQHRVFEHAGVMLHPEVRIIGDE
- a CDS encoding aspartate aminotransferase family protein produces the protein MTTSYLGPDEIIRKKKEYMIPCTYHFYSAPMQLVRGEMQYLFDQTGKRYLDCFAGVSVMNCGHCNPVISKAICDQANTLQHTCTIYLTEPIVNLAERLAHITPGRLQKSFFCASGSEANEGAALLATLYTGKSEFLTLRQGLHGRTKLGMSLTGLSFWRTDPAPVGGVAMAPNPYCYRCPCHKKYPECDFACVQEVESVIKTATSGQVAAMFAEPIQGNGGIITPPQGYFKRLKEVLAHYGILLIMDEVQTGFGRTGHLFASEYYDIEPDIMTLAKALGNGAPVGAFIARPEIADVYTRPGASTLGGNPVTASAALATLQYIADNTLVERAAKLGAKLRQGLLELQTKHALIGDVRGLGLMLGAELIQSDGSPASAQADLILEELKNRGVLIGKNGPDRNVLAFQPPLIITEQDIDTLLNHLSDLLIKLN
- the trmL gene encoding tRNA (uridine(34)/cytosine(34)/5-carboxymethylaminomethyluridine(34)-2'-O)-methyltransferase TrmL, with amino-acid sequence MHIVLVEPEIPGNTGNIARLCAATASRLHLVKPLGFSLEDRYLKRAGLDYWHLVDVVCHEDFASVEAELAGHTFYYGTTKTTRSYSQIAYKADDVLVFGKETAGLPETLLAENSERCITIPMRKGARSLNLSNSVAIVLYEALRQTGFSGC
- a CDS encoding YlbF family regulator, whose amino-acid sequence is MNIYDKTHELVKAIKDSQEFKTFQAAKNEIESDSNAKEMVKNFISKHMELEYEMMAGKPEDKEKAEKIQQMYQLILLNSKAASFMQAYMTLQRVVADVYKILGDSVAEGMDFFDKK
- the typA gene encoding translational GTPase TypA gives rise to the protein MKRQDLRNIAIIAHVDHGKTTLVDAMLRQSNVFRANEQLTERVMDSNDLERERGITILAKNTAIMHEGVKINIVDTPGHADFGGEVERVLNMVDGALLLVDAFEGPMPQTKYVLRKALEQKLKVVVVVNKIDRPDERAIEVVDEVLELFIELGADDEQLEFPVIYAAARAGVAKMDMKDEAVNLEPIFKVLLEEIPAPECDEDGALQMMVTTLEYDDYVGRVALGRIMRGTINAGQQVVTIKGEVQAKGKLGRLYTYEGLKRVETESAKAGDIIALTGLADVSIGDTIADPLQPEALPSIHIDEPTLSMVFSVNTSPFAGTEGDFVTSRHLRNRLFKEVETNVSLRVSETDSADSFEVSGRGELHLSILIETMRREGFEFQVGKPEVVYKMIDGERNEPLEHLTIDVPQEFMGAVMEALGVRKAELINMIELAGYLRMEFIIPARGLIGFRSEFLTNTKGTGIMNHVFHGYAPFKGAIQGRTRGVLVASEQGETCAYGIYGLQDRGTMFVSPVQPVYQGMIVGESTRDIDMDVNPCKKKQVSNMRTSGTDEALRLVAPRLLSLEQALEYINKDELVEVTPQSIRLRKATLDKHQRGRERKNA
- a CDS encoding ATP-binding protein gives rise to the protein MKIKRKIVKIDEMLCNGCGQCVSPCAEGAITLENGKAKVLREELCDGAGFCLGVCPTGALTLEERETENFDEEAVKEHKASLVKEGLAPHIMSCHWCGNSEMIQPLLPVKTNGDSTWVCVKCLPQLIHG
- a CDS encoding fused response regulator/phosphatase is translated as MKYNTINLRNWGVRMAYTILVVDDVAFNRTVLKAALKDMEDVIFTDAVNGVQALEVMESEEISLVILDLMMPEKNGFDVLREMRQDHRLKDIPVIVYSAMDEIDSISEALALGAYDYFTKPLKPKQMNVILPMKVKNAIQLYEQQKTIQALNEKMSLEMLLANVFQQSLLKERQSFTVADMYGKFIPCHEVGGDFYDCVESGESLWFIMADVSGYGVAAAMLSSMLKVEFQHCVQQFQYPNDVLRHINNVFCNLTKSNYCLTAFVGLIKDNTLWYSNAGQSYPVFYQAEKDVAHILQESSHSIGMIEDEEYELHQLPIAAGDLVVTYTEGLLENKLDHAGADEVYEELSRCVINRKHLIAERPTEFFETIFQLFGNGSDKKAKTDMAMMLICAK
- a CDS encoding MBL fold metallo-hydrolase: MQLTFLGAARMVTGSSYLLEVGSQKILIDCGMFQGSKAVVALNQRDFVFNPGELDCVLLTHAHIDHSGLLPKLCNSGFKGPIYATKVTGELCSILLPDSAHIQEFDAEIFNRKGVRAGRVAMEPLYTIDDAYLCLQQFSSVAYATEVVLSDKVSVKFFDAGHILGSSLLEVTVTEDGKSTKLVFSGDLGQSNQPLIKNPTVLTEADYVIVESTYGNRRHSHYDKEEALGKIIKETAARGGNIIIPSFAVGRTQTILYYLHKLLKAGKIPDLPVVIDSPLAISATDIFMHNIQDYDSEALGMMREDQESPLYLPKLRFTKTSDESKALNDLNESAIIISASGMADAGRILHHLKHNLWRPESSVLFVGYQAQGSLGRRLIEGAKKVKLLGEEISVKAEVHNLDGFSAHADQGQLLEWLGNFEGKPACVFLVHGEVDMAEPFALLLKEKLAMQTYIPHFSDAAHIAGRNWEIEESGIVVLDPAQRQLQEYLETVEREYQQYRRQLEQAVASDKQKMPEILRRLEKLQSYMRKTLNAV